In the genome of Dioscorea cayenensis subsp. rotundata cultivar TDr96_F1 chromosome 1, TDr96_F1_v2_PseudoChromosome.rev07_lg8_w22 25.fasta, whole genome shotgun sequence, one region contains:
- the LOC120263704 gene encoding ubiquitin recognition factor in ER-associated degradation protein 1-like, translating to MSSESSPNSFEQFYYCYSPCYIDKPHLEEGDKIIMPLSALDKLAMLDINYPMSFEVSRYSSQRVSHCGVLEFVAEEGIIYMPQWMMQNMGIQDADLVCIKIANLPKCTFIKLQPHTKDFLELTNTKAVLEKTLRSFTCLTLGDTIKLLHNNKEHFFDIIECNPASAVCINETDCEVDFVTPLDYKEPENPQPVFTSSKAPIRGPKGRQWS from the exons ATG TCTTCAGAATCTAGTCCGAATTCTTTCGAGCAATTCTATTATTGCTATTCTCCGTGCTATATCGATAAG CCACATCTGGAAGAGGGAGATAAAA TTATTATGCCACTCTCTGCTCTCGATAAGCTCG CAATGTTAGACATCAATTACCCGATGTCATTCGAAGTCAGCAGATATTCATCACAGCGAGTTTCGCATTGCGGTGTGCTTGAATTCGTTGCAGAGGAGGGCATCATTTACATGCCACAATGG ATGATGCAAAATATGGGAATACAAGACGCAGATCTCGTTTGCATTAAAATCGCGAACCTTCCAAAATGTACATTTATAAAGTTGCAACCACACACAAAAGATTttttggaactcacaaacacaAAGGCTGT CCTCGAAAAAACTTTGAGGAGCTTCACGTGCTTAACTCTTGGTGACACTATAAAGTTATTGCATAACAATAAGGAGCACTTCTTTGATATTATCGAATGCAATCCAGCTTCGGCAGTTTGTATCAATGAGACAGATTGTGAAGTAGATTTTGTAACTCCACTTGACTACAAAGAACCGGAAAATCCACAACCTGTTTTTACTTCAAGCAAAGCTCCAATTCGAG gtCCCAAAGGAAGACAATGGAGCTGA